Proteins co-encoded in one Nicotiana sylvestris chromosome 7, ASM39365v2, whole genome shotgun sequence genomic window:
- the LOC104229018 gene encoding pistil-specific extensin-like protein, with product MKMKAVNFMVAAASLIVVFSNFMNVAQAFEGMDVIHVAGKVLCQDCTQGWNEWVDGAKPIKGSIVSLTCLDERRRVMYYGSDLTDEAGKFDLITNTTCYGKTIKPQNCFLRLVSSPDPVCNIATDFAGGKSGIKLHRPTVIYRDLLKYVLGPFYYTTPMCDEPDTNDDDNLESDDEGKGSNY from the exons ATGAAGATGAAGGCTGTTAATTTCATGGTGGCTGCAGCTTCATTAATTGTGGTGTTTTCTAATTTCATGAACGTTGCACAAGCCTTTGAAGGAATGGATGTAATACATGTTGCTGGCAAAGTTCTTTGTCAAGATTGTACTCAGGGTTGGAATGAATGGGTTGATGGTGCCAAACCCATCAAAG GTAGTATAGTATCACTTACATGCCTAGATGAGAGGAGAAGAGTAATGTATTATGGAAGTGACCTTACAGATGAAGCTGGAAAATTTGACTTGATTACAAACACAACTTGTTATGGCAAAACCATTAAACCTCAAAATTGCTTTTTGAGATTGGTTTCTTCACCTGATCCTGTTTGTAACATTGCCACTGACTTCGCCGGAGGAAAGTCCGGTATAAAACTCCACCGTCCGACGGTGATTTACAGGGATTTGCTCAAATATGTACTTGGTCCTTTCTATTACACAACTCCTATGTGTGATGAACCTGATACTAATGATGATGATAATTTGGAGTCTGATGATGAAGGCAAAGGAAGCAACTATTAA
- the LOC138874104 gene encoding uncharacterized protein, which produces MWWNDFEADSKEIVGRVLGGFVDLLSVRPRTDILEALIPFWDPTRNVFRFVDFELSPTLEEVAGYAGLSGRLRGQYLLSPRLVSPHAFLDLLSISRKVQHDDLSRGCCALEFLYQRYGTPQGFEEPNLGLTHGGNKNKWEARRTLAFITAFLGVVFCPRKDKKIEIGLVGMADVAIKRTDSTVVPLILSEIYRDLTICREGGKFFQGCNMLLQLWVQEHLHHRVGYMNHGLIERNCISGFEKRMTDVRFPEGVEAWFTRLRSTTTDQIEWAFGWLIDTEVIYMAAEECHVLLMGLRSIQPYAPHRVLRQLGRFQVIPTDEDLSKHAFELSPGVIFPEVKIRKL; this is translated from the coding sequence atgtggtggaatgactttgaagccgatagcaaagagatagtgggaagagtattgggaggttttgtcgatttGCTGAGTGttaggccaaggacagatattcttgaagctctaataccattttgggacccaacccgcaatgtattccgttttgttgactttgaactttcaccaacattggaggaagtcgccggatatgcgggattgagtgggaggttaagagggcaataccTACTTTCACCAAGGCTGGTATCTCCGCACGCATTTCTGGATTTGCTAAGCAtcagtcggaaggtacaacatgacgatttatcgagaggatgttgtgctctagaattcttgtatcaacggtacggaactCCGCAAGGTTTCGAGGAACCAAACCTTGGACTAACTCATGGCGGGAACaaaaacaaatgggaagcaagacgtactttggctttcatcACAGCGTTCTTGGGAGTCGTGTTCTGTCCAcggaaggataaaaagatagagataggccttgtagggatggctgatgttgcaatcaaaagaaccgatagtactgtggttcctttgattttgtccgaaatctaccgagatttaactatatgccgagaaggaggcaagttcttccagggTTGCAACATGTTACTTCAGTTATGggtgcaagaacacctccatcaccgagtaggatacatgaaccacgggttgatcgagaggaattgtatcagcggcttcgagaagcgcatgacagacgtcagatttcctgaaggtgtcgaagcatggtttacacgatTAAGGTCAACGACaactgaccaaattgaatgggcattcggttggttgatTGATACTGAGGTGATATACATGGcagctgaagaatgtcatgttctcttaatgggacttcgcagcatccagccatatgctcctcatcgggtattgcgccagctgggcaggtttcaagtaatacctactgatgaagatctgagcaagcacGCCTTTGAGctgagcccgggagtcatatttcccgaagTAAAGATTAGAAAGCTGtag